From Aedes albopictus strain Foshan chromosome 1, AalbF5, whole genome shotgun sequence, one genomic window encodes:
- the LOC109415615 gene encoding mediator of RNA polymerase II transcription subunit 7: protein METTENTDAIQVSSFPLPPAQYYKLFTDENIRNNRAPKPPAPIQGTYQMFGQQFSTEDNIIRPLEAQGFKRLYPQHFDRKKELKKLNHSLLVNFLDLIDLLVHNPDSPQRAEKIEDLNLLFVHIHHLLNEFRPHQARETLRVMMELQQRQRIETAQRFQNHLEKVREMVNNAFASLPDPTESDRLGSTAEPMDTGDEGEAGKARGEGCHPVDRLMCELVENM from the exons ATGGAAACCACGGAGAATACCGACGCCATCCAGGTCAGTTCGTTCCCCCTTCCGCCGGCGCAGTACTACAAGCTGTTCACCGATGAAAACATTCGGAACAACCGAGCACCGAAGCCGCCCGCACCGATCCAGGGAACCTACCAGATGTTCGGACAGCAGTTTAGTACCGAGGACAACATCATACGGCCATTGGAGGCGCAGGGCTTCAAGCGGCTCTATCCGCAGCACTTTGATCGGAAGAAGGAGCTGAAGAAGTTGAACCATTCGCTGTTGGTGAACTTCCTGGATCTTATTGATCTGTTGGTGCACAATCCGGACAGCCCGCAGCGGGCCGAGAAG ATTGAAGACTTAAACCTGTTGTTCGTCCACATCCACCATCTGTTGAACGAATTTCGGCCCCACCAGGCCCGGGAAACGCTCCGGGTGATGATGGAGCTGCAGCAACGGCAACGGATAGAAACTGCCCAACGGTTCCAAAACCACCTGGAGAAGGTCCGGGAGATGGTGAATAATGCATTTGCATCCCTACCGGACCCGACCGAATCGGACCGGCTGGGCAGCACGGCGGAACCGATGGACACCGGTGACGAGGGTGAAGCGGGTAAGGCTCGCGGGGAAGGATGCCACCCGGTGGATCGACTGATGTGTGAACTGGTGGAAAATATGTAG
- the LOC109398987 gene encoding zinc finger protein 236: protein MDEDYLIVPSGPPESYCRLCLSEANIEPLLVVPDGFLQPNQGLVDLIKRYVEIGLSGSRDSPCAICSTCRMMLEEFERFRERCLRCDYILTGQERNVQLECGECPSRFRFKVEFERHWKSYHDLVYRCGSCEAGFSTQAMLDGHREKYHESRIGECFHCNFCPRIFADESQLQFHVQLLHTTTTPVTDFAPPPAKKPRKPSRKSNAPIQPDPTNPDRPYECRTCRVRFSFIGSLTRHLAEKHKNTVRRPLKPRKPAKVASTIQPASIFAEETLMPEVMIQEVEPTLTMEFNGENPNNHFLDQHFSEQTFEQPSVVIPFVIALSRLDSSLIPPIPNYEIPLGKYYHALQKQTANSIEDSALDDEILMNYPTFTRQVHKVIRCDQCPAEFPDKRRFDRHKAIKHEGAMHTCPECFRQFPDKSSLDRHSYLHTNDFPFVCDECPLGFVRQSLLNQHKKKTHYPGAPPQQLFYCPYCSRPFSAKQKVKAHIVFLHSDQCDDLYNLPY, encoded by the exons ATGGACGAAGATTATCTGATTGT ACCAAGCGGACCACCGGAGTCGTACTGTCGGCTGTGTCTCTCGGAGGCCAACATTGAACCTCTGCTTGTTGTTCCGGATGGTTTCCTGCAGCCGAATCAGGGATTGGTGGACCTGATCAAGCGCTATGTGGAAATTGGTCTATCCGGGTCACGAGACAGCCCCTGTGCCATTTGCAGCACCTGCCGGATGATGCTGGAGGAGTTCGAGCGATTCCGAGAGCGCTGCCTGCGGTGCGATTACATCCTGACCGGACAGGAGCGCAACGTTCAATTGGAGTGCGGCGAGTGTCCGAGCCGATTCCGCTTCAAGGTAGAATTCGAGCGGCACTGGAAATCGTATCACGACTTGGTTTACCGATGTGGTTCGTGCGAGGCTGGATTTTCAACGCAAGCGATGCTGGATGGCCACCGGGAGAAATATCACGAAAGCAGAATTGGCGAGTGTTTCCACTGCAATTTTTGTCCGCGTATATTCGCGGATGAAAGCCAATTACAATTTCACGTTCAACTTTTACATACTACGACCACGCCAGTGACGGATTTCGCTCCTCCACCGGCAAAAAAGCCCAGGAAGCCGAGTAGGAAAAGTAACGCACCCATTCAACCGGATCCGACTAATCCGGATAGACCGTATGAGTGTCGAACCTGTCGGGTTCGGTTCAGTTTTATTGGATCTTTGACGCGCCATCTGGCCGAGAAGCATAAAAACACCGTTAGGCGTCCACTGAAACCTAGAAAGCCTGCTAAGGTTGCTTCGACTATTCAGCCTGCTTCGATATTTGCTGAAGAAACATTGATGCCGGAAGTGATGATTCAGGAAGTTGAGCCTACTCTGACGATGGAATTTAACGGCGAGAATCCAAACAATCACTTCTTGGATCAacatttttcggaacaaactttCGAACAGCCATCCGTGGTTATCCCGTTCGTTATTGCATTGAGTCGCTTGGATTCCAGCTTGATCCCTCCGATACCAAATTATGAAATCCCTCTGGGAAAATATTACCATGCCCTACAAAAGCAAACCGCAAACTCGATCGAGGACTCCGCGCTAGACGACGAAATCCTGATGAACTACCCGACGTTCACTCGTCAGGTCCACAAAGTGATCCGCTGCGATCAGTGCCCGGCCGAGTTTCCGGACAAGCGACGCTTCGACCGGCACAAAGCCATTAAACACGAGGGTGCCATGCACACGTGCCCGGAGTGTTTCCGCCAGTTTCCGGACAAGAGCAGTCTGGACCGCCATAGCTATCTGCACACCAACGATTTTCCTTTCGTGTGCGACGAGTGCCCGTTGGGATTCGTACGGCAGTCGTTGCTCAATCAGCACAAGAAGAAAACCCATTACCCGGGAGCGCCGCCGCAGCAGTTGTTCTACTGTCCCTACTGCAGCAGGCCGTTCAGTGCCAAGCAGAAGGTTAAGGCCCACATTGTGTTCCTGCACAGCGATCAATGCGACGATCTGTACAATTTACCTTACTAA
- the LOC134285604 gene encoding uncharacterized protein K02A2.6-like, giving the protein MVNKHCEAFQLSKLTPDQFKALRFVCGLQSPRDADIRTRLISKLEADETAVNEQGEAASKVTLENLVEECHRVANLKQDTLMVENKEARNVNIVSRKPKNPVKNPKIPKTPCWKCGDQHYVRECPFASHTCSRCKQQGHKEGYCSSNKPTPSKPFKQTKPRENVKTRSIHTVRNVGSKRKFIPVELNGTTVKLQHDSASDITIISEDTWNSIGQPPTQPTEESAVTASGGNLNLLAEFQTEITIRNVTKTGRIFISDNAELNVLGIETMDLFDLWSVPISSLVNVVHQRPDQQPDEYVSQLKQHFPEVFRSTLGRCTKAQVKLYLKPDARPSYCPKRPVAYAALPKVDEELERLQNNGIISPVRFSDWAAPIVVVRKADNISVRVCGDYSTGLNDALECDRHPLPHPDDLFAELAGARYFTHLDLSDAYLQVEVEEESRKLLTVNTHRGLFQYNRLPPGVKSAPGAFQRIIDSMVAGIPGVKPYLDDILIAGRTKE; this is encoded by the coding sequence ATGGTGAACAAACACTGTGAAGCGTTTCAACTCTCCAAGCTCACCCCGGATCAATTCAAGGCGCTCCGTTTCGTCTGTGGACTCCAATCGCCACGGGATGCGGACATCCGAACAAGATTGATCTCGAAGCTGGAAGCCGACGAAACCGCAGTCAACGAACAAGGAGAAGCGGCCAGCAAGGTCACCCTGGAGAACCTCGTGGAAGAATGCCATCGCGTGGCCAACCTCAAACAGGACACACTGATGGTGGAGAACAAGGAAGCACGCAACGTCAACATTGTCTCCCGCAAACCGAAGAATCCTGTGAAAAATCCGAAAATCCCCAAAACGCCCTGCTGGAAGTGTGGTGACCAGCACTACGTACGCGAGTGTCCATTCGCTTCGCACACCTGTTCCAGATGCAAGCAGCAAGGACACAAGGAGGGGTACTGTTCAAGCAACAAGCCTACACCCTCGAAGCCATTCAAGCAGACGAAACCCAGAGAGAACGTGAAGACGAGGAGTATCCACACCGTTCGGAACGTCGGAAGCAAGCGGAAGTTCATCCCGGTCGAGCTCAACGGTACAACAGTCAAGCTTCAGCACGACTCGGCGTCCGACATCACCATTATCTCCGAAGATACTTGGAACAGCATCGGACAGCCACCCACTCAACCGACGGAGGAATCTGCAGTAACAGCTTCTGGTGGAAACCTCAACCTTCTCGCCGAGTTCCAAACCGAGATCACCATCAGGAATGTGACCAAAACCGGTCGCATCTTCATCTCGGACAACGCTGAACTCAACGTTCTTGGAATCGAAACTATGGATCTATTCGATCTGTGGTCTGTGCCGATCAGCAGCTTGGTCAACGTCGTACACCAACGTCCCGACCAACAACCCGATGAATACGTGAGTCAACTCAAGCAACACTTCCCGGAGGTTTTCCGAAGCACGCTGGGTAGGTGCACTAAAGCGCAAGTGAAGCTGTACCTGAAGCCTGATGCACGTCCTTCCTATTGCCCGAAGCGACCCGTGGCGTACGCTGCGCTCCCCAAGGTAGATGAAGAACTCGAAAGGCTCCAGAACAACGGTATCATTTCTCCGGTTCGATTCTCGGACTGGGCAGCTCCAATAGTCGTCGTACGCAAAGCGGACAACATTTCGGTCCGTGTGTGTGGTGATTATTCGACGGGGTTGAACGACGCGCTGGAATGTGACCGCCACCCACTGCCTCATCCTGACGACCTCTTTGCGGAACTTGCTGGAGCACGTTACTTCACACACCTCGACTTGTCTGACGCTTACCTGCAGGTCGAGGTCGAGGAGGAATCGCGGAAGCTACTCACGGTCAACACCCACCGTGGCCTATTCCAGTACAACCGATTACCCCCTGGAGTCAAGTCGGCACCCGGCGCTTTCCAGCGCATCATCGACAGCATGGTGGCCGGCATCCCTGGAGTCAAGCCGTATCTGGACGACATCCTCATCGCTGGTCGGACTAAGGAGTAA